The Sandaracinaceae bacterium genome contains a region encoding:
- a CDS encoding response regulator has translation MVASSVLLVIPDDVVRRRLVSAVERAGYECLGVPTGEAAIDAFVEQPMDIVCVALRLPGRDGSATVESLRWAPSGERTHMVLLGDPEDALVLQRETARLGAVTCLVGDVSDAGVLRVVENVVRQELRPDSLPPPSPEVGEQEVTRRYTLWDSTEGDFVERYLGNLPSHPGALHGDLANVPFVAVLAKLFEARATGALALHATKDKRSTTAGDSPKKVVFFQRGVPLSVRSNLVDECLGQLLYRRGVIDANVLEESLRRVRAGDGQQGAVLLSMDALTPHELRAALGEQIDTKLLDIFGWTAGTFEFTEMRPPQETVTLDTPLLELVMRGVRERIPPAVVSEVITRTLDHYAEPVAYRVAPFRRLPLPPECQALLERLDGQCTVRALLHGSAIAGSTLTAFVYVLLCGGAIKLADAPMPQVDTGALLPKDRPTMPPPALAGSTDGAGPEALQAFREGEAALASGDFEAAFSAFARARTLAADEGIYWVYLGYCRYAVHREDPLEADRALAETIVGCRLAPSAPDAHLLRARLLRSRSQWTAARNAYERVLHLDPDHREALAGLQAISSVCDA, from the coding sequence GCCGCCTGGTGTCGGCCGTGGAGCGGGCCGGCTATGAGTGCCTGGGCGTGCCGACGGGTGAGGCCGCCATCGACGCGTTCGTGGAGCAACCCATGGACATCGTGTGCGTGGCACTGCGCCTCCCGGGCCGGGACGGCTCCGCCACGGTGGAGTCGCTGCGCTGGGCGCCGTCGGGGGAGCGCACGCACATGGTGCTGCTGGGTGACCCGGAGGACGCGCTGGTGTTGCAGCGGGAGACCGCGCGGCTCGGCGCCGTGACGTGCCTCGTGGGGGACGTGTCGGACGCGGGTGTGCTGCGCGTCGTCGAGAACGTGGTGCGCCAGGAGCTGCGGCCGGACTCGCTCCCGCCCCCGTCACCGGAGGTGGGTGAGCAAGAGGTGACGCGGCGCTACACGCTGTGGGACAGCACCGAGGGAGACTTCGTCGAGCGCTACCTGGGCAACCTGCCGAGCCATCCCGGCGCGCTGCACGGGGACCTCGCGAACGTTCCCTTCGTGGCCGTCCTCGCGAAGCTGTTCGAGGCGCGGGCCACGGGCGCGCTCGCGCTGCACGCCACGAAGGACAAGCGCAGCACCACGGCGGGCGACTCGCCGAAGAAGGTGGTGTTCTTCCAGCGCGGGGTGCCGCTGTCGGTGCGCTCGAACCTGGTGGACGAGTGCCTGGGGCAGCTGCTCTATCGCCGTGGCGTCATCGACGCGAACGTCCTCGAGGAGTCGCTGCGACGTGTGCGCGCGGGCGACGGCCAGCAGGGCGCGGTGCTGCTCTCCATGGACGCCCTGACACCGCACGAGCTGCGCGCAGCGCTCGGCGAGCAGATCGACACGAAGCTGCTGGACATCTTCGGGTGGACCGCAGGGACCTTCGAGTTCACGGAGATGCGCCCGCCGCAGGAGACCGTCACGCTGGACACGCCGCTCCTCGAGCTGGTCATGCGTGGGGTGCGCGAGCGCATCCCGCCGGCGGTCGTGTCCGAGGTGATCACGCGCACGCTCGACCACTACGCCGAGCCCGTGGCCTACCGCGTCGCGCCGTTCCGACGGCTGCCGCTGCCTCCCGAGTGCCAGGCGTTGCTGGAGCGGCTGGACGGGCAGTGCACCGTCCGCGCGCTGCTGCACGGCTCCGCGATCGCCGGCTCGACGCTGACCGCGTTCGTGTACGTGCTGCTGTGCGGGGGCGCCATCAAGCTCGCAGACGCGCCCATGCCGCAGGTGGACACCGGCGCGCTCCTGCCGAAGGACCGGCCCACCATGCCCCCGCCCGCGCTCGCCGGGTCCACCGACGGCGCGGGTCCAGAGGCGCTGCAGGCATTCCGTGAGGGGGAGGCTGCGCTCGCAAGCGGCGACTTCGAGGCCGCGTTCAGCGCTTTTGCGCGCGCCAGGACCCTGGCTGCCGACGAGGGCATCTACTGGGTGTACCTGGGCTACTGCCGCTACGCGGTGCATCGCGAGGACCCCCTCGAGGCCGACCGCGCCCTGGCGGAGACGATCGTCGGCTGTCGCCTCGCGCCGAGCGCCCCCGACGCGCACCTGCTCCGCGCACGCCTGCTCCGCTCGCGCTCGCAGTGGACGGCCGCGCGCAACGCGTACGAGCGCGTGCTGCACCTCGACCCAGATCACCGCGAGGCCCTGGCCGGGCTGCAGGCGATCTCCTCCGTGTGCGATGCCTAG
- the cobT gene encoding nicotinate-nucleotide--dimethylbenzimidazole phosphoribosyltransferase: MQAAAPFSEADTRGLYRAIYERRDIRNYRPEPVPDDVLSRILEAAHHAPSVGLMQPWSFLILRDRAVRARVHAHFADVNARAAEVWEGDRRDTYSALKLQGILDAPLNVLVTCDPRRAGEHVLGRFTMPETAEYSTCLAVQNLWLAARAEGVGVGWMSLAEPEALRTILGVPEHVVPVAYLTMGYPVAFPPRPMLENVGWRAREALQPLVHEDTWGRPHHALPFADGSGTATDGPQPTPSAQVDDGVAGARQAEHARTRLDELTKPPGSLGRLEDLIVSLARLQERPQPRCDRAALLLFAGDHGVSAQKVSAYRPDVTAKMVYQYLAGGAVVNALCREQQLPFTVVDVGVDHDFEGAPGLTHAKVRRGTRDFTKTAAMTAAELDAALRAGRDAVRALGPLDALALGEMGIANTTSASAVVAALLRLRADEVVGRGTGVGEVTLGRKRDAVAAGLALHQPTDADAALRTLGGYEIAALVGAMEEARARGIAVVLDGFITGAAALAAVARTPAVADALIAGHVSAERAHVLVLGALGLAPLLSLDMCLGEGSGAVLAIHLLRSAARVSAETRTFEEANMRRSEDPAGLR; encoded by the coding sequence ATGCAGGCCGCTGCCCCGTTCTCCGAAGCCGACACCCGCGGGCTCTACCGCGCCATCTACGAGCGCCGTGACATCCGCAACTACCGCCCCGAGCCCGTGCCCGACGACGTCCTTTCGCGCATCCTCGAGGCGGCGCACCACGCGCCCTCGGTGGGGCTCATGCAGCCGTGGAGCTTCCTCATCTTGCGCGACCGCGCGGTGCGCGCCCGTGTGCATGCACACTTCGCCGACGTGAACGCGCGCGCCGCGGAGGTCTGGGAAGGCGACCGTCGGGACACCTACAGCGCGCTCAAGCTGCAGGGCATCTTGGACGCGCCCCTGAACGTGCTGGTCACCTGCGACCCGCGGCGCGCTGGGGAGCACGTGCTGGGGCGCTTCACCATGCCCGAGACCGCGGAGTACTCCACCTGCCTGGCGGTCCAGAACCTGTGGCTGGCAGCGCGCGCGGAGGGCGTCGGCGTGGGCTGGATGAGCCTGGCCGAGCCGGAGGCGCTGCGCACGATCCTGGGCGTACCCGAGCACGTGGTGCCGGTGGCCTACCTGACCATGGGCTACCCCGTCGCGTTCCCGCCGCGCCCCATGCTCGAGAACGTGGGCTGGCGTGCGCGCGAGGCGCTGCAGCCGCTGGTGCACGAGGACACGTGGGGACGGCCGCACCACGCGTTGCCGTTCGCCGACGGGTCGGGCACGGCGACCGACGGACCGCAGCCGACGCCGAGCGCGCAGGTGGACGACGGCGTCGCGGGTGCGCGCCAGGCCGAGCACGCGCGCACCCGCCTGGACGAGCTGACCAAGCCGCCCGGGTCGCTCGGTCGCCTCGAGGACCTCATCGTGAGCCTGGCGCGTCTGCAGGAGCGCCCGCAGCCGCGCTGTGACCGCGCCGCGCTCCTGCTGTTCGCGGGGGACCACGGCGTGAGCGCGCAGAAGGTGAGCGCCTACCGGCCCGACGTGACGGCCAAGATGGTCTACCAGTACCTCGCCGGGGGCGCGGTGGTGAACGCGCTCTGTCGCGAGCAGCAGCTGCCGTTCACCGTGGTGGACGTGGGCGTGGACCACGACTTCGAGGGGGCGCCGGGGCTCACCCATGCCAAGGTGCGGCGCGGGACGCGCGACTTCACGAAGACGGCGGCCATGACCGCGGCGGAGCTGGACGCGGCGCTCAGGGCGGGGCGCGATGCCGTGCGTGCGCTGGGCCCGCTGGACGCGCTGGCGCTGGGTGAGATGGGCATCGCGAACACCACCAGCGCCTCGGCCGTGGTGGCGGCGCTGCTGCGTCTGCGCGCCGACGAAGTGGTGGGGCGCGGCACCGGGGTGGGCGAGGTCACGTTGGGGCGCAAGCGGGACGCCGTGGCGGCGGGCCTCGCGCTGCACCAACCCACGGACGCAGACGCGGCGCTGCGCACGCTGGGCGGCTACGAGATCGCGGCCCTCGTGGGCGCCATGGAAGAGGCGCGCGCGCGCGGCATCGCCGTCGTGCTGGACGGCTTCATCACGGGCGCCGCCGCGTTGGCCGCCGTGGCTCGTACGCCCGCCGTGGCCGACGCGCTCATCGCCGGGCACGTCAGCGCCGAGCGGGCGCACGTGCTGGTGCTTGGCGCGCTCGGCCTCGCGCCGCTGCTCAGCCTCGACATGTGCTTGGGCGAGGGGTCGGGCGCCGTGCTGGCCATCCACCTGCTGCGCAGCGCAGCGCGCGTGTCGGCGGAGACCCGCACGTTCGAAGAGGCCAACATGCGCCGCTCGGAGGACCCCGCCGGGCTGCGCTGA
- a CDS encoding Rpn family recombination-promoting nuclease/putative transposase, whose protein sequence is MGDHDALFKRIFSVPAYAAELLRVVLSPELVAAIDLTSLELVPFGTVNAALVHRHVDLLLRARRRDGRGFVYFVTEHRSSPDARMPLRFMDYTHRVWVNHLLEHPDEVQLPPVISIVVHHGTLGWTAPRSLHEMVTDLVALPGAARYVPELRIALLDLAFATDEDLTGWTSSPVTRVALWLLRDGRDIEALLGGLQGFAAALARVVTLHPDEAMLFMSYILRVAGERSAHEVRRIVLQHVPNAEEPMASAAEQLIEEGLQRGLRQGVAQGLVEGRAALHDALHTLLVQRFGTVDPVSEARLHDADLAELKRLTGRVLGAPSLADVFASS, encoded by the coding sequence TTCAAGCGGATCTTCTCGGTGCCGGCGTATGCGGCCGAACTGCTGCGCGTCGTGCTTTCCCCCGAGCTCGTGGCGGCCATCGACCTGACGAGCCTCGAATTGGTGCCCTTCGGGACCGTCAACGCCGCGCTCGTCCACCGGCACGTCGACCTGCTGCTGCGCGCGCGACGCCGTGACGGGCGCGGGTTCGTCTACTTCGTCACGGAGCACCGCAGCTCCCCCGACGCGCGCATGCCGCTGCGGTTCATGGACTACACGCACCGCGTGTGGGTGAACCACTTGCTCGAGCATCCGGACGAGGTGCAGCTTCCGCCGGTCATCTCGATCGTGGTTCATCACGGGACGCTCGGGTGGACGGCGCCTCGCTCGCTGCACGAGATGGTGACCGACCTGGTCGCGTTGCCCGGGGCGGCACGCTATGTGCCCGAGCTGCGCATCGCTCTCTTGGACCTGGCATTCGCGACCGACGAGGACCTGACGGGGTGGACCAGCTCGCCGGTGACGCGGGTCGCGCTGTGGTTGCTCCGTGACGGCCGCGACATCGAAGCGCTCTTGGGTGGTCTGCAGGGCTTCGCGGCCGCGCTCGCCCGCGTGGTGACGCTGCACCCCGATGAAGCGATGCTCTTCATGAGCTACATTCTACGAGTAGCCGGCGAGCGCTCCGCCCACGAAGTTCGCCGCATCGTGCTCCAACACGTCCCCAACGCCGAGGAACCCATGGCATCCGCAGCAGAACAACTCATCGAGGAAGGTCTCCAACGAGGTTTGCGACAAGGCGTGGCGCAGGGCCTGGTCGAGGGTCGCGCGGCGTTGCATGACGCTCTCCATACCTTGCTCGTGCAGCGCTTCGGCACGGTCGACCCCGTGAGCGAGGCGCGTCTCCACGACGCGGACCTCGCCGAGCTGAAGCGCCTGACCGGGCGGGTGCTCGGGGCGCCCTCGCTCGCCGACGTGTTCGCTTCGTCCTGA